From Halobacterium sp. R2-5, the proteins below share one genomic window:
- the hisE gene encoding phosphoribosyl-ATP diphosphatase, with protein sequence MSDVLRELFDVIEDRKEQLPEGSYTAELFTHEKGENAALEKLGEEATEFLLAAKDGDEDELAHEGADIVYHMLVVLAQHDMAVEDLLDELEDRR encoded by the coding sequence GTGAGCGACGTGCTCCGTGAGCTCTTCGACGTCATCGAGGACCGCAAGGAACAGCTCCCCGAGGGATCGTACACCGCGGAGCTGTTCACCCACGAGAAGGGCGAGAACGCAGCCCTGGAGAAGCTCGGCGAGGAGGCCACGGAGTTCCTGCTCGCCGCGAAGGACGGCGACGAGGACGAACTCGCCCACGAGGGCGCGGACATCGTCTACCACATGCTGGTCGTGCTCGCCCAGCACGACATGGCCGTCGAGGACCTGCTGGACGAGCTCGAAGACCGCCGGTAA